One Rosa chinensis cultivar Old Blush chromosome 5, RchiOBHm-V2, whole genome shotgun sequence genomic region harbors:
- the LOC112164377 gene encoding uncharacterized protein LOC112164377 — protein sequence MEWAVPFLHEIFSPTEVDVIASIPLSVRTPDDKRVWHWDKRGVYSVKSGYHAYRLTENVSNLASSSRSSGRAADLHWKVLWKARVPPKVRSFIWRMHREIIPTRAALAKKCAILDSSCVFCNNYQEDALHVFKGCKRVEEFWNLSPLKLKLLQEYHDAHPIKMTKRMRQRTKWKLPPRGRLKLNTDGAFFSETGKGGIGAIIRDENGVCVAAIARPFSHV from the exons ATGGAGTGGGCTGTTCCATTTTTGCATGAAATTTTCTCGCCAACTGAGGTTGATGTGATTGCAAGTATTCCCCTTAGTGTACGGACTCCAGATGATAAGAGAGTTTGGCACTGGGACAAACGAGGTGTGTATAGTGTCAAGAGCGGCTACCATGCCTACAGGCTCACAGAGAATGTGTCAAATTTGGCCTCATCTTCGAGAAGTTCGGGCAGGGCAGCTGATTTACATTGGAAGGTGTTATGGAAGGCACGAGTGCCTCCCAAAGTCCGTTCCTTCATCTGGCGGATGCACAGGGAGATTATTCCTACCCGAGCAGCTTTGGCTAAGAAATGTGCAATCTTGGACTCCAGTTGTGTGTTTTGCAACAATTACCAAGAAGATGCTTTGCATGTTTTTAAAGGCTGTAAAAGAGTTGAAGAATTTTGGAACCTGAGCCCTCTTAAGTTAAAG CTATTGCAAGAGTATCATGATGCCCACCCTATCAAGATGACGAAGAGGATGAGGCAGAGAACCAAATGGAAGTTGCCCCCGAGGGGGAGACTCAAGTTAAACACTGATGGTGCTTTCTTTAGTGAGACTGGTAAAGGCGGAATTGGGGCAATCATTAGAGATGAGAACGGTGTGTGCGTAGCTGCCATTGCTCGTCCCTTTTCCCATGTTTGA